Genomic segment of Yoonia sp. R2331:
CAGGTTGTCGAGCACCGGCCAGACATCATCGGGAATAGCCGAGACATCCGGCAGATAGGCAAGATCACCGATCCGGAAGCCAAGCGCGTCAATTGTGCCGTGTTCAACCTCGAACGGGGTCAGGGTGATCGGGCCGCCTGCGCCCACGATCGTCACGTCGCCGTCGATGGTGTTGAGATCGCAGATCGGCGGATAGGCCGATCCGGCGGGTTGGACGAACGCATAACCAAAGCGCGCCAGAAGCGCGTTGCCGGTATCGCCATCGGCCCAGACAGGGATGCGGCGGCGCATATTGTAGACAATCATGCGGATGTCATCCAGCCCATGCACGTGATCTGCGTGGGCATGGGTGTAGATCACGGCGTCGAGTTCGCCGATGCCTGCATCCAGCAGTTGGCTGCGCAGGTCGGGAGAGGTGTCGATCAAGACGCGGGTGGTGCCATCGGGGCCATCGCGTTCCACGAGCAGCGAACAGCGGCGGCGGGTGTTCTTGGGGTTCGCAGGATCACAGGCCCCCCAGTGG
This window contains:
- a CDS encoding MBL fold metallo-hydrolase, which produces MTLRFTILGCGSSGGVPRLGGHWGACDPANPKNTRRRCSLLVERDGPDGTTRVLIDTSPDLRSQLLDAGIGELDAVIYTHAHADHVHGLDDIRMIVYNMRRRIPVWADGDTGNALLARFGYAFVQPAGSAYPPICDLNTIDGDVTIVGAGGPITLTPFEVEHGTIDALGFRIGDLAYLPDVSAIPDDVWPVLDNLAIWIVDALRRDPHPSHSHLAQTLDWVARAKPAQAVITNMHIDLDYATLSAETPDHITPAYDGMTLTRPAP